A DNA window from Besnoitia besnoiti strain Bb-Ger1 apicoplast, complete sequence, whole genome shotgun sequence contains the following coding sequences:
- a CDS encoding putative ycf24 family protein (encoded by transcript BESB_086290) yields the protein MKLYKYLYNKYTNNENTFNTIRLIGGLNINITNKLIFKQDNFIFLYVFRLNALLTLNKFKQPDWCFYELPEFAFDDISYYSILLNTSVDRHKLILSDLGLDFKFSENLILDVIFDSVSLLNFTTFFLIKMGLFFLSFFQSILFYSYLIFSYLGSIVNNNDNFFSTINSIIFNEGSFCYIMKDLKSNIHLTTYFRTHSENFAQFERTLIILSENSNLIYFEGCSAPMFLESQLHIAVVELFLKTKAKLKYSTIQNWYRGNQLGEGGLYNFTTKRGFCMDKSFLNWVQIEMGSIITWKYPSTYLIGKKSFSNFFSLAMLSDCQVSDTGTKMLHIGNNTKSFILSKSLSFNSSFYIYRGLVSIFKTAFNSYNYTECNSLLIGLNAFTVTIPYIVINNPLVYINQEATISKLELNFLFFLLHRGLNLKSTLMILIYGYCYNICSKVPFELELEVPLLIVSRAQKLFY from the coding sequence ATGAAACTATATAAATATTTATACAATAAATATACTAATAATGAAAATACATTTAATACAATAAGATTAATAGGAGGTTTAAATATTAATATAACTAATAAATTAATTTTTAAACAAGATAATTTTATTTTTTTATATGTATTTAGATTAAATGCTTTACTTACTTTAAATAAGTTTAAACAACCAGATTGGTGTTTTTATGAATTACCTGAGTTTGCTTTTGATGATATTTCTTATTATTCAATTCTTTTAAATACTTCTGTTGATCGACATAAATTAATTTTATCTGATTTAGGGTTAGATTTTAAATTTTCAGAAAATTTAATTTTAGATGTAATTTTTGATAGTGTATCATTATTAAATTTTACTACTTTCTTTTTAATTAAAATGGGATTATTTTTTCTATCCTTTTTTCAAAGTATATTATTTTATTCTTATTTAATTTTTTCATATTTAGGGTCTATTGTTAATAATAATGATAATTTTTTTTCAACTATAAATTCTATTATATTTAATGAAGGGTCTTTTTGTTATATAATGAAAGATTTAAAATCTAATATACATTTAACAACTTATTTTAGAACTCATTCTGAAAATTTTGCTCAATTTGAAAGAACATTAATAATTTTATCGGAAAATTCTAATTTAATTTATTTTGAAGGTTGTTCTGCTCCTATGTTTTTAGAATCTCAATTACATATTGCTGTAGTTGAATTATTTTTAAAAACAAAAGCTAAATTAAAATATTCTACAATTCAAAATTGATATAGAGGAAATCAGTTAGGAGAAGGAGGATTATATAATTTTACAACTAAACGAGGGTTTTGTATGGATAAAAGTTTTTTAAATTGGGTACAGATTGAAATGGGATCAATAATAACTTGAAAATATCCTTCTACATATTTAATAGGAAAAAAATCATTTAGTAATTTTTTTTCTTTAGCAATGCTTTCTGATTGTCAAGTGTCTGATACTGGTACTAAAATGTTACATATTGGAAATAATACAAAAAGTTTTATTTTATCTAAAAGTCTTTCTTTTAATTCTTCTTTTTATATTTATAGAGGGTTGGTTTCAATTTTTAAAACAGCTTTTAATAGTTATAATTATACAGAATGTAATTCTTTATTAATAGGATTAAACGCATTTACAGTAACAATTCCTTATATTGTTATTAATAATCCTTTAGTTTATATTAATCAAGAAGCTACAATATCTAAATTAGAATTAAATTTTTTATTTTTTTTATTACATAGAGGGTTAAATTTAAAATCTACTTTAATGATTTTAATTTATGGCTATTGTTATAATATATGCTCTAAAGTTCCTTTTGAATTAGAATTAGAAGTTCCTTTATTAATTGTATCAAGAGCACAAAAATTATTTTATTAA
- a CDS encoding RNA polymerase B (encoded by transcript BESB_086300): protein MAFKIKTFFSIKSHKVFYTDFYFFLKKKLIVLIKNIFPEYFNFNYKYKNWNLICLTDLLYFKVNNTQFLDNIQYINSLIKIFLPLKFQNLKTNKTFIKNLLIFELPKYNSSNFCYLNGLKKIFISKYFTSNGVFFFKHLKRKYNIYYAKLFLTNTIFFNIVLDLKLKQLYISIKNLKFNFILLLYYLGITNIDILKYSRYKNSKILKLLIFTALQTNLNYKKKFLLKNLNYLKYIFKTTHLNKNYKNFIIDKNKLNYNYGNFNKNNFLTLDLIFILDLLLDLHAKKLCFKNLDHLDNKHINTIGNYFQHNFKFYLNKFKTILPNLIKLSKLKKFSLLKVYNFKELLILNPLVQYIEQINSFSELMHKYKLNNYNSFSKGILNLREICLNQIGKLCLIDTTEGINCGLIVSFSKHIRIYKKGILQVYYSLIFKHKTKEFINFKTSLDQELYLVQFTNITLRKNKLFNENVQLVYNKNNFRIKFFSNKKSILLKVTDLFSFTENLIPFIKYNDPARCLMGAKMQVQSVPLLNKKKSLVVTGYEKELITKSDTTIKALQEGIVLNASSIKIQIKDLFNREIIYYLSKYKKSNQHTLIHQKPLVWNGERVFLNQLLTQHQDIVDSEFAIGNNVLIYYGNFCGYDFEDAIIVSKKVLYQQMFSSLHIDIYEFNFCYNNEHDIEFSTLEIPKQSYYIKKNLDSLGIIKEGEKILTGSVLLTKIKVTKPTSTYKPILKLIYSIFGKTIRNIKDNSLYIQTGKNGRVSKIEFFLTNINSYSNKYKNHNNSYLKCRIFICKQRFLTVGDKLCGRYGNKGILSYIAENTDLPFLQNSLYPDIIVGALGIPSRMNLGQLFEALIGKISFSYNIRILPSFTGSSNSYFNYLKLLIYNFLMFSSFKKGSNWLYNFSLPGKFCIRDGRTGTKLKSSVLCGVSRYSKLIHMVKDKLHFRTTGPYTEILQQPLKGKRNLGGQRFGEMEIWALEAFGAAYNLKEILNYKSDDCFARNSLQDYLLFKNTELQNSTITESFRVILKEFNGLILNLELFLITDDLEENYLNLTINY, encoded by the coding sequence ATGGCTTTTAAAATAAAAACTTTTTTTTCAATTAAATCACATAAAGTTTTTTATACTGATTTTTATTTTTTTTTAAAAAAAAAATTAATTGTATTAATAAAAAATATTTTTCCAGAATATTTTAATTTTAATTATAAATATAAAAATTGAAATTTAATTTGTCTTACTGACTTATTATATTTTAAAGTTAATAATACACAATTTTTAGATAATATTCAATATATTAACTCATTAATAAAAATTTTTTTACCATTAAAATTTCAAAATTTAAAAACAAATAAAACTTTTATTAAAAATTTATTAATTTTTGAATTACCTAAATATAATTCATCTAATTTTTGTTATTTAAATGGATTAAAAAAAATATTTATTTCAAAATATTTTACATCAAATGGTGTATTTTTTTTTAAACATTTAAAAAGAAAATATAATATTTATTATGCAAAATTATTTTTAACTAATACAATTTTTTTTAATATTGTTTTAGATTTAAAATTAAAACAACTTTATATATCTATTAAAAATTTAAAATTTAATTTTATTTTACTTTTATATTATTTAGGAATTACAAATATAGATATTTTAAAATATTCTAGGTATAAAAATTCAAAAATTTTAAAATTATTAATTTTTACAGCATTACAAACTAATTTAAATTATAAGAAAAAATTTTTATTAAAAAATTTAAATTATTTAAAATATATTTTTAAAACTACACATTTAAATAAAAATTATAAAAATTTTATAATTGATAAAAATAAATTAAATTATAATTATGGAAATTTTAATAAAAATAATTTTCTAACACTTGATTTAATATTTATTTTAGATTTATTATTAGATTTACATGCTAAAAAATTATGTTTTAAAAATTTAGATCATTTAGATAATAAACATATTAATACAATAGGTAATTATTTTCAGCATAATTTTAAATTTTATTTAAATAAATTTAAAACAATTTTACCAAATTTAATAAAATTAAGTAAATTAAAAAAATTTTCTTTATTAAAAGTATATAATTTTAAAGAATTATTAATTCTTAATCCATTAGTACAATATATAGAACAAATTAATAGTTTTTCTGAATTAATGCATAAATATAAATTAAATAATTATAATTCTTTTTCAAAAGGAATATTAAATTTAAGAGAAATTTGTTTAAATCAAATAGGAAAATTATGTTTAATAGACACTACAGAAGGAATTAATTGTGGTTTAATAGTAAGTTTCAGTAAACATATTAGAATCTATAAAAAAGGTATTTTACAAGTTTATTATAGCCTCATATTTAAACATAAAACTAAAGAATTTATAAATTTTAAAACATCTTTAGATCAAGAATTATATTTAGTTCAATTTACTAACATCACTTTAAGAAAAAATAAATTATTTAATGAAAACGTACAATTAGTATATAATAAAAATAATTTTAGAATAAAATTTTTCTCAAATAAAAAAAGTATTTTATTAAAAGTTACAGATTTATTTTCATTTACAGAAAATTTAATACCTTTTATTAAATACAATGATCCTGCAAGGTGTTTAATGGGAGCTAAAATGCAAGTTCAATCTGTTCCTTTATTAAATAAAAAAAAATCACTTGTTGTTACAGGTTATGAAAAAGAATTAATAACTAAATCAGACACTACTATTAAAGCTTTACAAGAAGGAATAGTTTTAAATGCATCTTCTATAAAAATACAGATTAAAGATTTATTTAATAGAGAAATAATTTATTATCTATCAAAATATAAAAAAAGTAATCAACATACATTAATTCATCAAAAACCTTTAGTATGGAATGGTGAAAGAGTTTTTCTTAATCAATTATTAACACAACATCAAGATATTGTTGATTCAGAATTTGCAATAGGAAATAATGTATTAATTTATTATGGTAATTTTTGTGGGTATGATTTTGAAGATGCTATAATTGTTAGTAAAAAAGTTTTATATCAACAAATGTTTAGTTCTCTTCATATAGATATTTATGAATTTAATTTTTGTTATAATAATGAACATGATATTGAATTTAGTACATTAGAAATTCCTAAACAAAGTTACTATATCAAAAAAAATTTAGATTCTTTAGGAATTATAAAAGAAGGTGAGAAAATTTTAACTGGTAGTGTTTTATTAACAAAAATAAAAGTAACAAAACCTACTTCTACATATAAACCTATACTTAAACTTATATATTCTATTTTTGGTAAAACTATTAGAAATATTAAAGATAATTCTTTATATATTCAAACTGGAAAAAATGGTAGAGTAAGTAAGATTGAATTTTTTTTAACAAATATAAATTCATACTCTAATAAATATAAAAATCATAATAATAGTTATTTAAAATGTAGAATATTTATTTGTAAACAAAGATTTTTAACAGTAGGAGATAAATTATGTGGAAGATATGGAAATAAAGGTATTCTATCGTATATTGCAGAAAATACTGATTTACCTTTTTTACAAAATTCTTTATATCCAGATATTATTGTTGGAGCTTTAGGTATTCCATCACGTATGAATTTAGGGCAATTATTTGAAGCTTTAATAGGTAAAATTAGTTTTTCTTATAACATTAGAATTTTACCTTCTTTTACTGGTTCTTCTAATTCTTATTTTAATTATCTAAAATTATTAATATATAATTTTTTAATGTTTAGTAGTTTTAAAAAAGGATCTAATTGACTTTATAATTTTTCTCTTCCAGGTAAATTTTGTATAAGAGATGGACGTACTGGAACAAAGTTAAAATCTTCAGTTCTTTGTGGTGTTTCTAGATATTCAAAATTGATACATATGGTTAAAGATAAATTACATTTTAGAACTACAGGACCTTATACAGAAATTTTACAACAACCTTTAAAAGGTAAAAGAAATCTAGGAGGACAAAGATTTGGAGAAATGGAAATTTGGGCTTTAGAAGCTTTTGGAGCTGCTTATAATTTAAAAGAAATTTTAAATTATAAATCGGATGATTGTTTTGCAAGAAATAGTTTACAAGATTATTTATTATTTAAAAATACTGAATTACAAAATTCAACTATAACTGAATCTTTTCGTGTTATTTTAAAAGAATTTAATGGTTTAATTTTAAATTTAGAATTATTTTTAATAACTGACGATTTAGAAGAAAATTATCTTAATTTAACTATAAATTATTAA
- a CDS encoding putative RNA polymerase C1 (encoded by transcript BESB_086310): MKKIFIKNNTIGFRLSLASPNLIIKWSLKYIKNNFILGEVIEPFTINFKTGYPESNGLFCERIFGPLLSWKCRCGINFTFLQKLNNTNTFCNFCGIEINTNQSRRWRMGFINLATPIAHKWYIKDILSFFLHIPVNELKVLIYYKIFTLFFSKKKQKSFNFNWIFSKLLFISEWFKQILKECNLLNELLFCKEIYYELYFYHNNLKKKLLKKLAILHLFLLNNIKPEWLFLTVLPVIPAGIRPLVKLKQNLFVSSLINNLYKIIILRNNRLKRWKILRHSVPFFFELIDKQLLQRSIDDLLNIKTKPSTPSCFALQGKKGKFRQYILGKRIDFSGRSVILPGSDLIYRSIGLSLILSLELFKPVILNFLKKDTSILTLLRASYITQYNPILLKRILKFLVTKEVVLLNRAPTLHRMNIQAFKPYLIESEGIRLYPIGCTSFNADFDGDQMGLFLIISKIAKQEAKKLISFDKNIFSPTYLRNMFKLSQSIILGISTLLNLNGIFLYNTIIFSNLYDVLSSFFFNLIKLDKPIWIRCLEKNSNTNIIFKKYILSTLGRILLQYYLYLFN, translated from the coding sequence ATGAAAAAGATTTTTATTAAAAATAATACAATAGGTTTTAGACTATCTTTAGCTTCTCCAAATTTAATTATTAAATGGTCTTTAAAATATATAAAAAATAATTTTATTTTAGGAGAAGTTATTGAACCGTTTACAATAAATTTTAAAACTGGCTATCCTGAATCTAATGGTTTATTTTGTGAACGTATTTTTGGACCTTTACTTTCTTGGAAATGTAGATGTGGAATTAATTTTACATTTTTACAAAAACTTAATAATACAAATACTTTTTGTAATTTTTGTGGGATAGAAATAAATACAAATCAAAGTAGACGTTGAAGAATGGGTTTTATTAATTTAGCTACTCCTATAGCACATAAATGGTATATTAAAGATATTTTATCATTTTTTTTACATATACCAGTAAATGAATTAAAAGTTTTAATTTATTATAAAATTTTTACTTTATTTTTTTCTAAAAAAAAACAAAAATCTTTTAATTTTAATTGAATTTTTTCTAAATTACTTTTTATTTCTGAATGGTTTAAACAAATTTTAAAAGAATGTAATTTATTGAATGAGCTTTTATTTTGTAAAGAAATTTATTATGAATTATATTTTTATCATAATAATCTTAAAAAAAAGCTTTTAAAAAAATTAGCAATATTACATTTATTCTTATTAAATAATATTAAACCAGAATGATTGTTTCTAACAGTTCTTCCTGTAATTCCAGCTGGTATACGTCCTTTAGTTAAATTAAAACAAAATTTATTTGTTTCTTCTTTAATTAATAATTTATATAAAATTATTATTTTAAGAAATAATAGATTAAAAAGATGAAAAATTTTACGTCATTCTGTACCATTCTTTTTTGAATTAATTGATAAACAATTACTACAACGTTCTATTGATGATTTATTAAATATAAAAACTAAACCTTCAACGCCAAGTTGTTTTGCTTTACAAGGAAAAAAGGGAAAATTTAGACAATATATTTTAGGAAAAAGAATTGATTTTTCTGGTAGATCTGTTATACTTCCTGGGTCTGATTTAATTTATAGATCTATAGGACTTTCATTAATTCTTAGTTTAGAATTATTTAAACCAGTGATTTTAAATTTTTTAAAAAAAGATACATCTATATTAACTTTATTAAGAGCTTCTTATATAACTCAATATAATCCTATTCTTTTAAAACGAATATTAAAATTTTTAGTTACTAAAGAAGTTGTTTTATTAAATAGAGCTCCTACTTTACATAGAATGAATATTCAAGCATTTAAACCTTATTTAATAGAATCAGAAGGTATTAGATTATATCCTATTGGTTGTACAAGTTTTAATGCTGATTTTGATGGAGATCAAATGGGATTATTTTTAATTATATCTAAGATTGCTAAACAAGAAGCTAAAAAATTAATATCTTTTGATAAAAATATTTTTTCTCCAACTTATTTAAGAAATATGTTTAAATTATCTCAAAGTATAATCTTAGGAATTTCTACTTTATTAAATTTAAATGGTATATTTTTATATAATACTATTATTTTTTCTAATTTATATGATGTATTAAGTAGTTTCTTTTTTAATCTTATTAAATTAGATAAACCTATTTGGATAAGATGTTTAGAAAAGAATTCAAATACAAATATTATATTTAAAAAATATATTTTAAGTACTTTGGGAAGAATATTATTACAATATTATTTATATTTATTTAATTAA
- a CDS encoding putative RNA polymerase C2 (encoded by transcript BESB_086320): MYINNLQLEQRIIQKLSLAVSSKLIQELIFLGFEYALQNPINLNLEDFNSYFYLSPLLRKNEYLRLNFQFKDIFSSYKNLNILKKINSKKIYKQFFHLLTHYKLTNPFYSSLHIMMNTGAKANWNQIRQLIGLRGFLMNARGFLFKIPIMQSFNKGLKAYEYFISCYGARKGILDTSLKTANAGYLTRRLVESIQESTIKEYSCGTTNFFTFKWNISYKGFLDLPFYLLLYGKTIQNNFKNILTGKQIFLQGFFINTTIFNKLKILLSFNKNLKLSLNSIKLCLSGRTFCSKCFGFSFSQKTFLSQGVGVLIGESIGEPVTQMTLRTFHTGGISSISLQTQFFLKNNLLNTFLLYKKRNFKICKKIKFLINYNLLSLKYLNLEYNKNFSIVLNISKKQNNIFKIKFYSLYNKYNLNKIISYFLKYKFLYLFYLKSTAIYSFKFPFYFLLIKFLYQRNFYFSSTLILNRTKNDLLFGEVLFKNSLQYIVLNNFKKWIILCLQKTIILNKCIFYYPININNIGLLCRTSFNYRYNKFFIKNYKVLNFTSKKYLNKKINNFFLSIYINYNFKNKFLLLKRNSKFRLNKEIINLFGKNLKLIMVVDSFNIQL; the protein is encoded by the coding sequence ATGTATATTAATAACTTACAATTAGAACAACGTATAATTCAAAAATTAAGTTTAGCTGTTAGTTCAAAATTAATTCAAGAATTAATATTCTTAGGATTTGAATATGCTTTACAAAATCCAATTAATTTAAATTTAGAAGATTTTAATAGTTATTTTTATTTATCTCCATTATTAAGAAAGAATGAATATTTAAGATTAAATTTTCAATTTAAAGATATTTTTAGCTCATATAAAAATTTAAATATTTTAAAAAAAATAAATAGTAAAAAAATATACAAACAATTTTTCCATTTACTTACTCACTATAAACTTACTAATCCTTTTTATTCTTCACTTCATATAATGATGAATACCGGTGCTAAAGCTAATTGAAATCAAATAAGACAATTAATAGGTTTACGAGGGTTTTTAATGAATGCTAGAGGATTTTTATTTAAAATACCTATTATGCAAAGTTTTAATAAAGGATTAAAAGCTTATGAATATTTTATTTCATGTTATGGTGCAAGAAAAGGAATTTTAGATACATCATTAAAAACAGCAAATGCTGGTTATTTAACTAGACGTTTAGTAGAGTCTATTCAAGAATCAACAATAAAAGAATATAGTTGTGGTACAACAAATTTTTTTACATTTAAATGAAATATATCTTATAAAGGTTTTTTAGATTTACCTTTTTATTTATTATTATATGGTAAAACTATTCAAAATAATTTTAAAAATATTTTAACAGGTAAACAAATTTTTTTACAAGGTTTTTTTATAAATACAACTATATTTAATAAATTAAAAATATTACTATCTTTTAATAAAAATTTAAAACTTTCTTTAAATTCGATTAAATTATGTTTAAGTGGTAGAACATTTTGTTCTAAATGTTTTGGATTTTCTTTTTCTCAAAAAACATTTTTAAGTCAAGGGGTAGGAGTTTTAATAGGAGAATCTATAGGAGAGCCTGTAACTCAAATGACATTAAGAACTTTTCATACAGGAGGTATTTCATCTATTTCTTTACAAACACAATTTTTTTTAAAAAATAATTTATTGAATACTTTTTTATTATATAAAAAAAGAAATTTTAAAATATGTAAAAAAATAAAGTTTCTTATTAATTATAATTTATTATCATTAAAATATTTAAATCTTGAATATAATAAAAATTTTTCTATAGTACTTAATATATCTAAGAAACAAAATAATATTTTTAAAATAAAATTTTATTCTTTATATAATAAATATAATTTAAATAAAATTATTTCTTATTTTTTAAAATATAAATTTTTATATTTATTCTATCTTAAATCTACAGCTATTTATTCTTTTAAATTTCCTTTTTATTTTCTATTAATAAAATTTTTATATCAAAGAAATTTTTATTTTTCATCAACTTTAATATTAAATAGAACTAAAAATGATCTTTTATTCGGTGAAGTTTTATTTAAAAATAGTTTACAATATATAGTTTTAAATAATTTTAAAAAATGAATTATTTTATGTTTACAAAAAACTATAATTTTAAATAAATGTATTTTTTATTATCCTATTAATATAAATAATATAGGATTACTTTGTAGAACTTCATTTAATTATAGATATAATAAATTTTTTATAAAAAATTATAAAGTTTTAAATTTTACTTCTAAAAAATATTTAAATAAAAAAATTAATAATTTTTTTCTTTCAATTTATATTAATTATAATTTTAAAAATAAATTTTTACTTTTAAAAAGAAATTCTAAATTTAGATTAAATAAAGAGATAATTAATTTATTTGGTAAAAATTTAAAATTAATTATGGTAGTGGATTCATTTAATATACAATTATAA
- a CDS encoding hypothetical protein (encoded by transcript BESB_086330), which yields MIKKLNIKKGKTKLNYNNNNNKINFKLQYTCDFISFYKNSLNFSFTKKNSSNKYLQIINFLYYYKFYNIDKNLKINKIWNIYDIESFSTKKFIFFNTLKTLIQKNYFLIDSFKSKFLFITINSFKNLYFYNNTLINKNCFNKLFHKNIYNFTYLNFFPFFSRKNQSPKFKKLIILYKKYLLSTFAWICNKNWKYSRTFFKNFFFKIKNLYLNINTKVKDITFNLIHLDNIFETKIYSHIHLISNKTGILIKNYFLYEENTLNFIWTCSLFTLKYKKIFLYSLIYQKTFYEQKYSIIWGNIILTNGIYSPNIFILKLFSNYLEYYSQYKAAKLAYLYTYYIIVESLIKQYYYNGVILPSLYFELLAKKMTNFVKIISSGEIMLTEDNIISFNFITTLNYVYSFFGYPQIIYKPIILGISKSILASSGFLATISFQETFKSLIKFTFKNTINWLTDLKSKIIATDLNIIGTGWYRYFN from the coding sequence ATGATTAAAAAATTAAATATTAAAAAAGGAAAAACTAAATTAAATTATAATAATAATAATAATAAAATAAATTTCAAATTACAATATACTTGTGATTTTATATCTTTTTATAAAAATTCTTTAAATTTTTCTTTTACAAAAAAAAATTCTTCAAATAAATATTTACAAATAATTAATTTTTTATATTATTATAAATTTTATAATATAGATAAAAATTTAAAAATAAATAAAATTTGAAATATTTATGATATAGAATCTTTTTCTACAAAAAAATTTATTTTTTTTAATACTTTAAAAACATTAATACAAAAGAATTATTTTCTTATAGATTCTTTTAAATCAAAATTTTTATTTATAACTATAAATTCTTTTAAAAATTTATATTTTTATAATAATACTTTAATAAATAAAAATTGTTTTAATAAGCTATTTCATAAAAATATTTATAATTTTACTTATTTAAATTTTTTTCCATTTTTTTCTAGAAAAAATCAATCACCTAAATTTAAAAAATTAATAATTTTATATAAAAAATATTTATTATCAACATTTGCTTGAATTTGTAATAAAAATTGAAAATATTCTAGAACTTTTTTTAAAAATTTTTTCTTTAAAATTAAAAATCTTTATTTAAATATTAATACAAAAGTTAAAGATATTACTTTTAATCTAATACATTTAGATAATATTTTTGAAACTAAAATTTATTCACATATTCATTTAATTTCAAATAAAACCGGTATTCTAATAAAAAATTATTTTTTATATGAAGAAAATACTTTAAATTTTATATGAACTTGTAGTTTATTTACTCTAAAATATAAAAAAATCTTTTTATATTCATTAATTTATCAAAAAACTTTTTATGAACAAAAATATTCTATTATTTGAGGAAATATTATTTTAACTAATGGGATTTACTCACCTAATATTTTTATTCTTAAATTATTTTCAAATTATTTAGAATATTATTCACAATATAAAGCTGCTAAATTAGCTTATTTATATACTTATTATATTATTGTTGAATCTTTAATTAAACAATATTATTATAATGGTGTCATTTTACCTAGTTTATATTTTGAATTATTAGCAAAGAAAATGACAAATTTTGTTAAAATAATTTCTTCTGGAGAGATAATGTTAACTGAAGATAATATTATTTCTTTTAATTTTATCACAACTTTAAATTATGTTTATAGTTTCTTTGGATACCCACAAATTATTTATAAACCTATAATTCTAGGTATAAGTAAAAGTATTTTAGCTTCTTCAGGATTTTTAGCAACTATTAGTTTTCAAGAAACTTTTAAAAGTTTAATTAAATTTACTTTTAAAAATACAATTAACTGGTTAACAGATTTAAAATCTAAAATTATTGCAACCGATTTAAATATTATAGGAACTGGCTGGTATAGATATTTTAATTAA